A window of Magnolia sinica isolate HGM2019 chromosome 13, MsV1, whole genome shotgun sequence genomic DNA:
TTTGTAGAAAAGAATGTCAGAAgtttacccatcacacttctttCCTTTAGGGTCTACACACCGtatgtttccatatttgacttaaTAACCAAGTATAGGGACCGCTGTTTAAACATCTCGCCCCAAACTTATTTACAATGATCACaaataaagtggggcccactgaatccCTCAATCTAAATAATCTAATGATCAAATCTAAAccaatgatcatgtgtggcccacttgatagagtcttacataaaagttttaaatcaagcggATATTTGTGCTTACCCGTCCTCCAAGTCAGTGTGATAttatcaataggtttgatggcaaataagtgTTACTCTAAGCTCAAGAGGCTTTTTTACTAAGGgtattcaatcaaacaagatttTCTTGTAATGGGTTCACTTGAGATTCGCATTAGCCTTAATTTTTGGACTCACACTTAGAATAAGCTAGTAAAAttgaataaaacacacatcatagtgggtccacaaaTCTTTGGGGTTCACCAGCCAACCGCTCGGATTAAGTGGTGTTGCCAACGCCACCCTGAGTGGTCTTGTTGTGATGTGAGGcgctgtggggccaccataagtTATATATTTTATGTACCTACCGTCCATCCGTCTATGACAAATTgactctgttcatctgttttgcaagactaCGACAGGACACGGGTTTaaatataagcaaattcaaaagGCATGCGAgctttcctggagctgaccaggatgtttatatgccatctaaaccatttattgGGTTTTACCACTCACATAAGCTGCAGCAACAAATGTcatcttaattcaaaacttttgtcaaacgtaggcattcaatccttatTGTTTcgtttcatgtggcccacctggtttttaaatcttctttatttttaggttcatgccctattGTCGCTTTTCAAAAACGATAGACGGAATAGATTTCTCACcgacatctctgtgggtcccacatagccccgggcacaggaatatctccgtgctggaaacggattgggtactcctcggcccctgtcaccagccaatggctgatggtcagtttTTTGTGAGACCcagcatgatttatgtgtttcatccatgccatccatatatttttttagatcattttatggtacaagaccaaaaatgagttatatcacaatctcaattggaccacattacaggaaacgtgtgttgaatgaacgttgaccgttaaaaacttttgggggccataaaagttttggatcaagctgatctttgttttttcccttcatctgagtctatatcacctaatcaacagattggatttcaaataaacagtacagttaaccttaggaggatttaatggtggatatccaaatactattgttttcctgtggtgtggtccacctgatatttatatccctctcatttttggcataaatccccaaaatgatctgtaaaattggatgaacggcatggatgaaacacatacatcacggggggcccacagatcaccaacAACCAGCCACCGgaatggtggcaggggagtagccagtccgtttccctcCGTGCCCGGGTTCACAGGCCGCTTCCATTAAATTACGCTGACTAAAATCCTGTACAACGTGCTGTACGCAGCGGATACAACACCGATCTCCGTATGTTCAACAGCGTTGTTACAGTGCAGCCCAGCTAAGTTCTGCATCAGCCTGATGTTTTGATTTACACTTCATCCTAGTaaggcccacccgatgaacgggttggatggaatataaactacACAGTAGCCGCACGCAAGCATGGTTCTCGTCCCCTCTCCAATGTTCCCTGTGATTATGGCCACCTGACTAGTGAATCTTAACGATTTTTGGCCCCACAACCTAAAATCAAAAGACACGTCTGATGGAAGGAGTAGATGTTATACACACAACGTGATGGGCCCACAAATCTCAGGTGGTATACAGGTTTGTAAAGCAGTAATTGAGGTTTTCGGTACAATTACGTAACGCATCATGCGATACCAAAACTCAGGTACAGGTGGCAAGAGAGATTCTTGGAAGCTCCAAAAGGTTGACTCGGTCTAGTCAACTCGGTTTTATGAATATTTAAAAACTCAAAAACGTCACTTTGAGTGTGagtttttatttaatatttaatatttaaaatatataaacatTGCCGAGTTTCCACAGAGATTTTCTAAGTTTTGACCGGTTGAGTTTTTATCGAGTCAGATTGAGTTTTTCTCTAGTTATGATGTAATCTGTTCCAGTCGACTTGAGTGGAGGCGAGTTTTTTTTATTCAGTGActgagtttgagagagagagagagagagagagagagagagagagagagagagaacctgaaTCTGATCGCCGACGTTGATAATAAACGAGTTGGGAGCTGCTTTAACGGTGACCCAAGCGTCGCCTTTCCGAACTTGGAGGCCGTTGACACGATCATCAGGTAGAAGAAGGGTTAGGGCTCCAGGATCGGAGTGTGCAGATAGACCGAGAGTCAGGTGAGGCTCTGGACATTTTGGATAGTAGTTCACCCTCAAAGTCATGCCCATTTCTTCCCCTCCAAAGGTATCATGTAGAGATTCTTCTTCCATTCCGAGACTCTTTGATAACAACCCCGTCACAACCTCAGATAGCTTGGCCAACTCGTTTCCATACTCATCGATTATAGCCCTACATCCAACAAAAATTCAATGAACAAGTGTTCACAGGCCATTGCGATGCATTGGCAAAAACCAAATTGGCAAAAACCAAATTAGAACTGgaaaaaactcgactcgactcaacctgATTTCACTAAGACTCTAGAAAAGCTCGAACCGATCATGACTCATTTAAAACTTGAGAAAACAAAACACTGACTCGAACATGGCCTGATCGtacagagatcaagtgggccgcatagaggaaatggatggttaggatcaacaTACACGTTGTCTAAGTGGATCATTGAATGCTCATGATGGGTTCCACTAGATTACTGGCTGGAAGCTTGTTAGAAGAAATTTGGAATATGGATGTTAGCAAATGGTTCTAACTTACCTGAGAGAAGCAGGAAAGGTGGGCCATTTGTCCATGTTCCTGATAGAGTAAGGCACGAGATTAAGGAAGAAGTAGTCACCCCAGTCAAGAACAGTGGTCTTATCCACCCCAAGTCGGCTACCGTACCCCTCATATGTCTTGGGAGAGTTGGAGTAGGTTTCCTTCATCTCTAAAGGGAGATGAAAAAAATCCCTCCATGCACCTTTGATCCTTTCCATCAATTCCACACTAACCCCATGATTAACCACTTGGAAGAATCCCCATTCCCGGCATGCATCCGCCACTATTTGACTGGTCTTTTCGCGTTCACCGGCATTGCCGTAGAGGCCTCCAAGATCAATTGCTGGGATGTTAATATCGCTTGTTTGATCGACGCAATCCAGGGAGGGTCTCTCCGATGGCGGCTTGATGTAGCTGTTGGGTATGGCTCTCGTGCCACTCTCGGACAGTGACTGAACTCGGACGATAGGCTCCGGCCACTTGGTTAGACATTCCATGTCGTCTGTTTTCTTCAAGCAATGATCATTAATGGAAATAGCTGTGTACGCAGCAGTTGGAGGTCATGCATATAAATAGGTTAAATGAGGAGGGAAATACTTACAGTGATAGTTCTCAATCACTTCCTAAGTTGTGGTGTCTCATCCCGATACATGTTTTACAATTTGGGTAACACGCTGAGTTGAACCCAGCAACTCGATTGAGTTTTACTCAATATTCGGAAAGATTAGGAGCTGTGCTAgcttggtttatatatatatatatatatatatatatatatatatatatatatatatatatatatatatatatatataaaggaaaattcaTTCTCTATGTTACACAATTGCAAAAACAAACAACCACACTACAGTCTTGTACTAAAAGGTTTCTCAACATTTGACTTTAACACCCATTGTCGTGGAAAAACACACGCAAATGATCAACGTACACGAGACCAAAATGCAGAAGAAAATGTCAAACAAAAGTCAAAAGTGTCAAATCTAAACAAGAAACAGGAGAAATAATGATTTACATTATATGGCTACTCCACAAGCATCAATAGAGAACTTTCTTTTCCACTATAAACAATAGAAATATAAATACAAGTTTTATCTCTCACACCCATAAAAAGAATACTTTAAAAGATGAAGTCGGATAGATAGAACTCTCTACAAAGTGTTCTCTAtgtatagaccacaccacatgagagaATACGTCACAAAGCCTAGAGTAATTGAGCTTCACCGTCCGTGAGGAAgtggaaagagagaaggaaagaaagagagaggagagactATCTTACTAGGAGACTCTTACTTCTCCACTGTCACAACAATCATGATCATCCACAAGTTTGGTAAGCCACACCCTAGGAAATGTTGGCgtgtgatgcccaccattagttttgtgttgGGCCCGCCACGATCTTTATATTCAGTCCAATTCATTCATTTGATAAGCTTGATTAAGATGAAAGATTTACCAACAATTACACTATTCCAAATTCAGGTAAGCTATGCTATGTGAATTTAGAGGGTTTTAAGTATAAATATATGGGGGTGTCTCCGGAGAGAGCCCTAGCTCAATGGTGGACAGGGTGCATTTCCACAATGTCTCCAGTGCCAACGCGGCTTAActataaaaagaaaatatatgGGGTGTCTAACCTGTACGCAAGTGTTTCCTAGTGCTAAGACCGGGTAATATTCAATACCTGAATAGGAGAACTCATCCTTTCCTGGCTTAAGTAACTAATGACAACTCTCTCTAATGTGTGGAGATGATTTAACATGTGTAAATAGACCCCATCCATCGGGTAGACCACCCCACAATTGGTCCTGATCCTAAAAAAGTAGGCTGATTAAACATACACTCAATTTAAAATTACACAAAATCCCATGGAGcacgcgctctctctctctctctctctctctctctctctctctctctctctctctctctctctctctctctctctctctctctctctctctctgtttttaatTAAGAAGAGGTGagagcacaccacctgtaatttCGTTGATATGAGTAAAATTTACAAAACTAGGTGGGCGAGGGTGCTTGACCTTACCCCTTTTTAATAtgttaaataaaaatttcaaagtcTCCATCAAAAGAAACAATGACTACCTAGTTCTGGCCCATACATCATCACAAACTTGCAAAAAACCATAGATTTACATGAACCAACCTATAGATGAGGAATACACGCCATGCGGTGTTGGGCATGGAAGCATCACACAGATGTGACTAAGACATGAATCAAATAAGCACAGATATAGAAAATTCAAGAATGCAcagagaacacaacgatttacatggaaaaacccttgcaaaAACAAGAAATGGAATCAACTTACATGCAAACACTAGAGTTGAAAACCCCAGATCCCTTTCTCCAAACCCTGGCTCTCCCTAGAATGATTTTCCAATCACCTTAGAATTACCCTAATCTTGTATTATACCCATATATATAACTTGGATCCAGAATTAGAAACAATACTGCAAAATTACATAGAACTTTGTAAACTGTTGATAGGACTTTCGATAAGATTGACTCCAATCGAGGGTTGTCAATCAAGTCGACCAAACTTTCGATCGAATTGAAAAATTCCAAAATTGTTCAGAGAGAAAACTTATCTGTTTAGATTTTATGAATCGAATCAAGAGTCTCTTTGATCGAATCGAATAGGACCAAGAAAATCAGAATTTCTCGATCAAATTGACTAGGGTGTTAATCCTATAAAAAATTTCTGTTCTGTATAGATTGAAGGCACCCAATTTCAATAATCTCCATGCTCCACTGCTCCAAGGTGCTTCCTCCATCTCTAATAATCTCCATTATAGCTCCATCATCACTTCTTGCACACACTCCGttttcatcaaacatttgtcaagcctagagaagttaagCAAAAtatgaacttctctgtaggaataaatttccactacaagaaatatgattTTCACCGACGAAAATTATTTTTAtcggtaaaaaggacttttaccgacgaaaataattttcgttggtaaaaatttagttttaccgacgaaatttgaatttcataggtaaaagtgctttttacctacgaaaaattatTCGCTAAAagatgttttgaatttttggaaaaaaacattttgaaaattttagttttaccgacgaaatttgaacttcgtaggtaaaagtgctttttaccgacaaaaatctTCGTCAGtagttgttttgaatttttgaaaaaaaaaattcaaaattttggcgCTATTATGAAAAATTCGAGGTAGGACTTTTACTGGTGaacattttcgttggtaaaaatcaTAAaacaacttttaccgacgaaaaatttcATCGGTGAAAGTGTTATATTTTCACTTGGAAACTTTTGACGAACTAAAactgtcgggaataatgtttttaccaatgaaatttttGTCCgtaaaaatgttatatttttcacaatttttgcggTAAGATTTTTACCGATGagaagtttcgtcggtaaaaagcgcAAAACcacttttattgacgaaaattttcgtcggtaaaagtgttatatttgtCACTTTAAGACTTTTCGCCCggagttttactgacgaactaaaactgtcgggaataatgtttgtatcgacgaaaattttcgtcggtaaaaatattatctTTTTTACTTAGAAAATTGACTTtttttatgagacttttacctacgaaatatttcgtaggtaaaaatctctctctctctctctctctctctctcacacacacacaatattccagcacaaaattcctgatatacacctgttgcATTATATTTCATcatgatatacacttgttatataatatattttatcttattcacattcacatccatttaaacccaagctacgtaaatccatccaaacataaactacatccatccaaacagaaacaatcttatccacatcacattcatccacgcataaatacatataagtttaacatcataaataaaatacaaaaaattattcatagcctatttcctagtggggctcacaaaattcattGTGGTGAACACATtgccgactgtgcacacacacctaggtccttattCATAcgttcatggtagattcaaaatagtttcaatacaaggtcatgaGTTCAAATACCCATTGTGGCTGTATGCGACTCTGGtctgtgagtgtgtgttaaaagaaaaagaaagaaagaaaatgttgatttatcttttaggatgagcctaatggtacttggtgatttctcatcaggtagaaattattattagtgaGATTAGGctactaataattatattaacatgataaaatattgtacgtatatttgagcagacaccacaaaataaacaatcctatggaaaaaaacaaatgaaaagagagagaacattttggttaaggtttaggttataggttaaggtttaggtttaggttataggtttaggtttaggttaaggttcaggtttaggttttaggatttgagaataggtttaggttataagtataggtttaggttaatgttgtaggttataggtttaagttataagtttatgttaatgttgtaggttataggtttaggtttaggtttaggtttaggtttatggatttgagaatatattttggttttaggtttagatttaggttttacgtttaggttaaggttataggtttaggcttaggtttaggtttaggttataagtgtaggttataggtttaggtttaggtttggttataggttaaggtttagggaactgagtttaggttataggttataggttaaggtttaggtttaggttataggtttaggtttaggtttaggtttacgttataggttttgagatttgagaataggtttaggttataagtataggtttaagttataagtttatgttaatgttgtaggttataggtttaagtttagggatttcagaatacatttagattttaggtttaggtttaggttttacgtttaggttaacgttataggtttaggtttaggttataagtgtagattataggtttaggtttaggttaggttataggttaaggtttagggaattgggaataggttaaggtttaggtttaggaaatcgggttcgggttcgggtttaggtttgggttttcaagtttaggtctaagttaaagagttgagattagaattaggtgtaggtttaggtttagggacttgagaatacatttaggtttaggttttacgtttaggttaaggttacaggtttaggtttaggttataagtgtaggtttaggttaggttataggttaaggtttagggaattaagtttaggttataagttataggttaaagtttaggttatatgttagggTTTAagcttaagttataggtttaggtttaggattaggttataggttttgggatttgagaataggtttaggttataagtataggtttaggttaatgttgtacgttatagatttaggttataggtttatgttaatattgtaggttataggtttaggtttagggatttgagaatacatttaggttataagtttaggtttatgttttacatttaggttaaggttacaggtttaggttataggtttaggtttagggatttgaaaatacatttaggtttagcttttatatttaggttaaggttacaggtttaggttataggtttaggtttaggttaggggaattgagaataggtaaaggtttaggtttaggaaatcgggttcgggttcgggtttaggttttcaagtttaggtttaggttaaggagttgagattaggattaggtgttggtttaggtttagggatttgagaatacatttaggttttaggtttaagtttaggttataggtttaggttaaggttttaggtttaggtttttcgtttaggttaaggttacaggtttaggttataggtttaggtttaggtttaggtttagggacttgagaatacatttagattatagatttaggtttaggttttatgtttaggttaaggttacaggtttatgttataggtttaggtttataagtatatgttataggtttatgtttaggtttaggttaggttgtaggttaaggtttagggaattgagaataggttaaggtttaggtttaggaaatcgggttcgggttcgggtttagatttaggttttcaagtttaggtttaggttaaggagttgatattaggattaggtgtaggtttaggtttagggacttgagaatacatttaggttttaggttttaggtttaggtttaggttttaggtttaggttaaggttataggtttaggttttacgtttaggttaaggttacaagtttaggttataggttttggtttaggttaaggttataggtttaggtttaggttaaggtttaggttttggttataggttttgggatttgagaataggtttaagtttaggtttaggttttggggtaaatctaaagctcaagtagaaaagttttcgatcaagctgatatttgtgttattccttcttcaggtctaggtctatgtgaacttaccaacaggttggatctcaaataaccaccatggtgggtcccaggaaggaatcaatGGTCGGGGGcattggctccaccatgatgtttagttttaggtgttggtttaggtttggggttatACTAAggtctgctccaacaatttcgagctaatacataaacacagcctgtccatATGGCCAGGCTACTCCAATGCTATTcataggaaattgacagctttatcatggtcataacaacggttctcaCCTTTTAGGGACTcccgcttaacatccggataacttcgacgcacatccgggtccgctccatcaatttcaagcaaatacataaacatggcctgtccaaatggccaggccactccaatgctatccataggaaatggacatcttcatcatggtcataacagcagttctcacctttcagggaccccgctcaacatccggatagctccgacgcacatccgggtctgctccatcaattttgaactaatacatttaaaaataagctAGGCATCTATTTTTTTGTGAATGAGAACTAATCTTCCAAACTATTCATCAGGTAGTCCCTACAATGGAATGTTCCATCTATACAGTTATTGACCAATAAATAAGATCCAATCTTCCAGACTATTCATCAGGCAATCCACATTTTACAGGAATTCAatatctataaaataaaaaattacaacttagaatacaaaattcaaagaagaagaagaaatcaattgAAATGTATCATAATGCATGATTAATGGTTCCATATGGCTGAAACTTGTTTTAATATTTCTGTGTGCTAATGTCATCtcttatctaacttgttcattagctcacatagacatgaatgaagggaaaacacgactATCAGCTTAGATCCATTCATAAGCTcgcaaagacatgaatgaagggaaaacacaactaattATGATACTGTTTGCATGATTAATGGTTCCATATGGATGGAACTTCTTCATTCTCCATATGGCTGGAACTTCTCCAATAGAAACTAAAACGATCCCTAAAGATTCGGTTGTATTAAACCTGGTTTTATGAGGATGTGCTGACACatgtgatggatgggttggattctatgcatgcatcacatgggcccaacatCTACCCAGTGCCACCGTAGCTTATGGTACTAGTACCATACCCCAGGAAAAAAATACCTCACTATGAATCTTGGCAACATGACAAGCAAGACCCATCTTCGAGAAGAACGTTTTTGTTTTGACAAAATAAAGTGGACCATGGTTGCTAAAAAGACCCGACGAACCAAACAACAATGGATCATAGTATGCAAAACCATATCTAAGTTATATATGAAAAGTTGTCCAAAATTGGTTAACATGGCTAATAGGAAAGACTTGTAATTGTTACCTGGAACCAACAAATAGATCATCGAATTTGGCAACTTGTGTTCACCATTTCTGTCATATGAAGAAAAAAGTcacagatagaagaagaaattagTTAGGCAGATCACGTTAGAAATAATTTCTTTTTACTCCACAAAGTTGCCATGATGGTGCAACTATACCTTATGCCTTCAAGCAATTCCATGAATC
This region includes:
- the LOC131223573 gene encoding jasmonate-induced oxygenase 4-like encodes the protein MECLTKWPEPIVRVQSLSESGTRAIPNSYIKPPSERPSLDCVDQTSDINIPAIDLGGLYGNAGEREKTSQIVADACREWGFFQVVNHGVSVELMERIKGAWRDFFHLPLEMKETYSNSPKTYEGYGSRLGVDKTTVLDWGDYFFLNLVPYSIRNMDKWPTFPASLRAIIDEYGNELAKLSEVVTGLLSKSLGMEEESLHDTFGGEEMGMTLRVNYYPKCPEPHLTLGLSAHSDPGALTLLLPDDRVNGLQVRKGDAWVTVKAAPNSFIINVGDQIQVLSNGIFKSVEHRVMANSTQERLSVAFFYNPKNDVQVGPAPTLVTPDRPALYQPITFGDYRLYMRTKGPRGKSHVECLKLIGGDLSTHCSRKEES